The proteins below come from a single Halomonas binhaiensis genomic window:
- a CDS encoding gluconate 2-dehydrogenase subunit 3 family protein, translated as MKPKPWSTSRRGFIKGSLMMIPAVSIGNGVSLTAEANEPPVDLGDYQPTFFNADEWNFILAACDRLIPSEGEGPGALETNVPIFIDKQMEGAFGHASDWYMKAPFQEDASPLFGYQSALLPREVYRRGIAATRTYCQQQFNEEFSALPEDKRDQVLSSLEKGDIQFDDVSSQQFFAFLLQNTKEGYFADPIHGGNKHMAAWKHIGFPGARASYLEWVDQHNKAYPLGPVSLTGERG; from the coding sequence ATGAAACCCAAGCCTTGGAGTACATCTCGTCGAGGCTTCATCAAGGGCTCCTTGATGATGATACCGGCCGTCAGCATCGGCAATGGAGTCTCGCTGACCGCCGAAGCCAATGAGCCACCTGTAGACCTGGGTGACTATCAGCCGACCTTTTTTAACGCCGATGAATGGAACTTCATCCTTGCCGCCTGCGACCGCCTGATACCCAGCGAGGGTGAAGGCCCCGGCGCCCTGGAAACCAATGTCCCGATCTTCATCGATAAGCAGATGGAAGGCGCTTTCGGCCATGCCTCGGACTGGTACATGAAAGCCCCTTTCCAGGAAGATGCTTCGCCACTGTTCGGCTATCAGTCAGCACTACTCCCCCGCGAAGTGTATCGCCGCGGCATCGCCGCAACTCGAACTTACTGCCAGCAACAGTTCAACGAGGAATTCTCGGCCCTGCCGGAGGACAAGCGCGACCAAGTGCTGAGCAGCCTTGAAAAGGGCGATATCCAGTTCGATGACGTTTCTTCCCAGCAGTTCTTCGCTTTCCTGCTGCAGAACACCAAGGAAGGTTACTTCGCCGACCCCATCCATGGCGGCAACAAGCACATGGCAGCGTGGAAGCACATTGGCTTCCCTGGGGCACGCGCCTCTTATCTGGAATGGGTCGATCAGCACAACAAGGCTTACCCGCTCGGTCCGGTCAGCCTGACAGGGGAAAGGGGATAA
- the rpsT gene encoding 30S ribosomal protein S20 — protein MANSKQARKRARQAENRRVLKASQRSMVRTYIKRVVKAINVGDHAQAMAEFKVAQPVIDRIADKDVMSKKKAARLKSRLNKRIKALAA, from the coding sequence GTGGCTAACAGCAAGCAAGCCCGCAAGCGCGCCCGTCAGGCAGAAAATCGTCGTGTCCTGAAGGCTAGTCAGCGCAGCATGGTGCGTACTTACATCAAGCGCGTCGTCAAGGCAATCAACGTTGGTGATCATGCTCAGGCAATGGCCGAGTTCAAGGTCGCTCAGCCGGTCATCGACCGCATCGCTGACAAGGACGTGATGTCCAAGAAAAAGGCTGCTCGCCTGAAGAGCCGTCTTAACAAGCGCATTAAGGCTCTGGCTGCATAA
- a CDS encoding GMC family oxidoreductase: MAKTNPHVDVVLVGLGWTNSIMGMELTDAGLNVLALERGKDQDTVPDFAYPKMADELTYGVRYKMMQRPAKSTLTVRHGINDTALPYRHLGSFLPGNGVGGAGTHWNGHTWRPQPQELRLKSYVEENFGADIIPEDMTIQDFGVSYDELEPHFDCFEKVLGISGKAGNLNGELQEGGNPFEGWRSSEYPLPPLARTYNDELFTQVAKDQGLSPFPLPAANASEAYTNPYGMQLGPCNFCGFCERYGCINYSKSSPQTCVLGALKQRENFSYRANCEVLKVNLDSDGKRATGVTYIDENGDEVIQPADLVVLGAYGLHNVHLLLVSGIGKPYDPISGTGVVGKNYAYQMTGGATLFFKDKEFNPFIGAGGNATTVNDYGVEQIDFGREGFIGGSYLSAAMTNGQPIRNMPLPSGSPSWGAGWKQAVKDNYGHAMSVGSHGSNMSYRDCYLDLDPNYTDDHGRPLMRMTFNWKDNDVRMTQYMKQKIETLTKALGPDDYRLSFKDFNSMYDVRPYQTTHNVGGAIMGTDPSTSALNRYLQTWDVDNVFVMGAGAFPQNIQYNPTGLVGALTYWAAKAIREKYLPNPGPLVHA, from the coding sequence ATGGCCAAGACCAATCCACACGTTGACGTCGTTCTGGTCGGCCTTGGCTGGACCAACTCCATCATGGGAATGGAGTTGACCGACGCAGGCCTCAATGTCCTGGCCCTGGAGCGCGGCAAGGATCAGGATACCGTGCCTGACTTCGCCTACCCGAAAATGGCTGATGAGCTGACCTATGGCGTGCGCTACAAGATGATGCAGCGCCCGGCAAAAAGCACCCTGACCGTTCGCCATGGTATCAATGACACCGCCCTGCCTTACCGTCATCTGGGCTCATTCCTGCCGGGCAATGGCGTAGGGGGTGCCGGGACACACTGGAATGGGCACACCTGGCGACCGCAACCTCAGGAACTGCGCCTGAAAAGCTACGTTGAGGAAAACTTTGGCGCGGACATCATTCCTGAAGACATGACCATCCAGGACTTCGGCGTCAGCTACGACGAACTGGAACCTCACTTCGACTGCTTCGAGAAGGTCCTGGGCATTTCGGGCAAGGCCGGCAATCTCAATGGCGAGCTTCAGGAAGGTGGCAATCCCTTCGAGGGATGGCGTTCCAGCGAATACCCCCTGCCACCGCTAGCGCGCACCTACAACGACGAGCTCTTCACTCAGGTTGCCAAGGACCAGGGATTGAGCCCTTTCCCCCTGCCTGCCGCGAATGCCTCCGAGGCCTACACCAATCCCTACGGCATGCAGCTGGGACCCTGTAACTTCTGCGGTTTCTGCGAGCGCTACGGCTGCATCAACTATTCCAAGTCATCGCCACAGACCTGTGTGCTGGGAGCGCTCAAGCAGCGCGAAAACTTTTCCTATCGAGCCAACTGCGAAGTGCTCAAGGTCAATCTCGACAGTGATGGCAAGCGCGCCACCGGCGTGACCTACATCGACGAGAATGGTGATGAAGTCATACAACCAGCGGACCTGGTCGTTCTGGGGGCCTATGGCCTGCACAACGTGCACCTGTTGCTGGTATCCGGCATCGGCAAGCCATATGACCCCATCAGCGGCACGGGTGTTGTCGGCAAGAACTACGCCTACCAGATGACGGGTGGTGCCACCCTGTTCTTCAAGGACAAGGAGTTCAATCCGTTTATCGGCGCCGGCGGCAATGCCACTACTGTCAATGACTATGGCGTCGAGCAGATCGACTTCGGTCGCGAAGGCTTCATTGGCGGTTCCTATCTCAGTGCGGCAATGACCAACGGCCAGCCAATTCGCAACATGCCGCTGCCTAGCGGTTCGCCCAGCTGGGGGGCCGGCTGGAAACAGGCCGTCAAGGATAATTACGGCCATGCCATGTCAGTAGGCTCACATGGCAGCAACATGTCCTATCGTGACTGCTATCTGGACCTGGACCCCAACTACACCGACGATCACGGCCGTCCATTGATGCGCATGACCTTCAACTGGAAGGACAACGACGTGCGCATGACTCAGTACATGAAGCAGAAGATCGAGACCCTGACCAAGGCCCTTGGCCCGGATGACTATCGCCTGTCCTTCAAGGACTTCAACTCCATGTACGATGTGCGCCCCTACCAGACTACCCACAATGTAGGCGGCGCCATCATGGGCACCGACCCTTCCACCAGTGCGCTCAACCGCTACCTGCAGACCTGGGACGTGGACAACGTCTTTGTCATGGGCGCAGGCGCCTTCCCTCAGAACATCCAATACAACCCGACCGGACTGGTTGGTGCCCTGACTTACTGGGCAGCCAAGGCAATACGCGAAAAGTATCTGCCCAACCCCGGCCCGCTGGTTCATGCCTGA